Part of the Syntrophorhabdales bacterium genome is shown below.
AGCCAGAGTGAAGCATCAAGCAAGACCACTTCGACCCCTGTTTCGCCTTCGATGCGTTCCTTTAAGCCGGGTATCCGCGAGGAACCTCCCGAGAGATAGATCCTTCCCACTGTCTCCCTTGGCTTTGTTGCCATATAGAAGTTTACAGTCTTGTTCATTTCGGACGAGACGTTCCCTACAAACTCATCAACCAGATCGCTGATATCGGCGTCTTGACTTACTTTCTTCTCTTCTGCCTCCTGCTGGCTCATATTATATTTCTTGGCGATCTCGCTGGTAAGATATTTGCCACCGATAAGAATCTCACGGGTGAATTCGATGCTCTCATTCTTGAGAATAGCCAGGTTAGTGACAGACGCACCGATGTCTGCAGCCAATACAGTAAAGTTCTGTGGACCGTACACATGCCCTATAAGGTTTGTCATGGCAAATATATCAACATCGAGGATGAGCAGGTTCAAACCTGCGCGGCGAAAGACGTCTATGTATGCATCGACGATCTCTTTTTTTGCTGCGACGATGAGAAGGCTCATCAGGGCCTCCTTATCTTCTCCCGCGCCCATGACGTTGTAGTTGTAGTAGATATCACGCAACGGGTAAGGTATTACGCCCTCCACCTCAAGACCGATGCTCTTGTTCAGCGTCTCCTCGTCCAGCAGAGGCATTGTCACCCTTTTCGTGATAACGGTATAGCTTGAAAGCGCAGTGGCCGCTGCCTTGACCTTAATGCCCTGGTCCAGCAGCAGAGACTT
Proteins encoded:
- the pilM gene encoding type IV pilus assembly protein PilM encodes the protein MLNQALEKLRVRPATELLGVDIGTTSIKVCLLRKSRDGFSLQKFAKRSYEKDLLHDGTIADSAFVASELKSLLLDQGIKVKAAATALSSYTVITKRVTMPLLDEETLNKSIGLEVEGVIPYPLRDIYYNYNVMGAGEDKEALMSLLIVAAKKEIVDAYIDVFRRAGLNLLILDVDIFAMTNLIGHVYGPQNFTVLAADIGASVTNLAILKNESIEFTREILIGGKYLTSEIAKKYNMSQQEAEEKKVSQDADISDLVDEFVGNVSSEMNKTVNFYMATKPRETVGRIYLSGGSSRIPGLKERIEGETGVEVVLLDASLWLKQNGKSPQLGQDDQAFAPVALYLSSRVSDLES